The sequence below is a genomic window from Trichosurus vulpecula isolate mTriVul1 chromosome 5, mTriVul1.pri, whole genome shotgun sequence.
gaaactgaggcatggatttgaactcaggaagatgagtctttctgacttcagacctggtactctatccactgggcctccTAGCTGCCTATTTCTAGGGAAGGACCTTTCACCTTCCTCcagatggggtgatgggacctgtaccccctttgtgatgcctgttttcacaagcgggccagattgaatctgagcctatAATGcccttttcaatgggtgggggagggactagACGGAGGGAATTTAGAGATCAGAAAAAggtgtttcacacacacacacacacacacacaaagtatgtattgtgatcattttacagatgaaaaaacaggctcagggaagttaagtgcAGCTGCACATCAAGACATATACATTAAGAGTATGTGGGTTCAAGTTCAAGCTTCCTCCCACTACATCCCAAAAAAATTCACCACTTAAGAGGAACAAGGGTGTCTTTCTCTAAGGAAATGTGGAACTACCAACAGTCCTGAACTCAATTCTCCCCAAGCTAAGGCAGCACAGGTTTTGCCTCTtgtagtggctagagtgctagatttggagtcaggaagacccatttaAATCCTTCCCTTCATCCTTACTGTGTGAACCAGACAAGCCACATCCTtagtttcttcccctgtaaaaatGCAGgtcctacctctcaggattgttgtaaggttcaaatgaagtaatgtgtATAAAACCCTTTGCACATCTGAGAATGCTATATACACCTTAGCTGTTGCTGTTTTTATCGTGGCTGTTTCCCTTATGTGAACTccagcacagtgcccagaacacagcaggtgcttaataaacgttgaCTGACTGAACGAATGAGGGCATAATTCAATGACACTTTTGCTGTAAAACATAACCATTTGTTAAATTATCAGCTTAGATACTGATTAAACACAGTTATGGTGGAAAAAAAGGGAACAAAGATTCTGAACCTACAGTTCTTAAACTTTCaaaattttgacaaaatacaactggtttcctttataatcttaacGCATTTTATTTCAGGCATTTAAAAACCTTcatctgagaaggggtccactgGCTTaaccactcattcattcaatgaacatttatcaagctatgtgccaggcactgtactaagcgaCGCGagcacaaaaggaggcaaaagccagtccctgccctcgaggggcTTACAATCCAATAAATTCACCGGGCAGCCAAAGGGGTCaaaacaggttaagaacctcttctCTGGAATTGATTGGCCTGAGTTCGGATCCAGACCGGCTTCTTCCTATCTCTGTGACctggaaaaaaatcaactaaGTGTGCATTAAGCGGAGGTCAGTTAAATTCAAGTAACgggccctcagtttccctcccCGTCCGAGGGGGAGCGGGCGGCCCCTCACCTGGGCCAGGTCGCCGCCACAAGTTTCCAGCGCTTTCTTGCAGTTGGTGAAGGAGTAGCCGGTCTTCTGCCGCAGCTTCTTCAGGTGCTCCTTGCTGGACGCAGCCCCGACTCCCGCGTGGAGGGGGCGGGACCCCAGAGGCACCTGGCGGGGACAGGCGCGAGGTGAGGAAGGGGGGCAGGTGGAGGAGGACGAGAACAGCTTGGGGGGAagcagcgggggtgggggggtagggagAAGCTGAAGTTGAGGAGTGGGCAGGGAGGCTAGCGCGGGGGAGGGGTGGCAGGTGGTGAGAACAGCCGGGGGGAGGCTGAAGGTGaggaaggggcggggggggggggggcgaggagACGCTGCAGGtgaggagggggcggggagagCAGCCTGGGGCGGGGGCAGCCCCGAAGAGAGAGGAGgctggagatgaggaggggaccGAAAGGACGCAGCCTGGGGGACAGAGGGGACGTGCGGAGGAGAGAGCTTGGGCGCCCGGGCGCCAGGGAGTACTCGAGCTCTGCCACTACATCCCCTTACCGGCCGGCTCCAGGACGCCAAAGGCTGAAAAAGGCGCAGCGACCGAAAGAACGACATGATTTTTTTACGACCCGGGAAGCAGCAAGTCACCTTCCCCAGAGCGCACGCGCGAAGACCCGGGGAAGAGGAGGCGGGGAAGACGAGGAATCTACGGAGCGGCGGCTGGGACAAACTCACAGAGCCGGCCCTAAACTAGCGATAGCTGAGGGCAGCGCCACCTGCCGGCCACAGGTTCTCCGGCTCATTGGGCCTTCAAGGGGAATGGAATTGGCCACAGCTGGAAAGAGGATGCGTCATGTCATCAAGACAACTCTACAGCAATGACCAGCTGCGGTCGGTCGCCAAGGCTACCCCAGGTGAAGGGGTGGGGCATGCTGGGGCAAGGAATAATAGTAACTCGCATTTACACAACACTTAAAACGCTTGGCTCACAGCACCCCCCAGTTGGTTAGGTGGAACAGTGaccccctttttatagatgagtaagcCCAGGTTTAGAGAGGTGCCTTTTTACCTGACAGATCCAGACCCTAAGCTCCTGAagagcagaggctgtctttttgcctttctttgtaccctccgcacttagcacagtgcctggcacatagtaggcactttaaaaaaaaaagtgctttccaagttcagtactctttccactaaaccattcagcctcatttaaaaagaaataggccTGCTGTACCctaacctcccctcccctccctcaacaAAATGGGAAGCTTAATCTGCTTGGGCGCTTTAGTCCCCCGTGTTCCTAAGTATAAAACAGGTAGtctgaaattctttttcttaaaaacatAAACTTTAGGGCCTTGGATGCAGAAGATACTTTTCATGATCTTGTCTTtcctataaaagaaaagaaaaacagaaaaataacaaaaagacaaaaacaaaacagaattgaGAACATGCCTACCACCAGGGCAAGcacatgaatgaatgagcatttattaattggtTATTATGTGttagcactgtgctgagtgctggggatacaaacagaaaagcaagaaagtCCCTACTTGCTGTGGGAGAGGCAGTCAGAGGCAATTACTCTGCTGAGAATCCACCATATTCCATCAAAATTCCTTCAGGTCAGTTTCCCCACTCAGCCTCTACCTCCAAGAACAGGGACGGAGGGCCTTCTGATCGACAAGCCATCAGGGCTTTTGTGAGGGAGAGTGTCTGAGGCTTCCAATAAAGTGATGCCCAGTATTAGtctagaagaaatggaaaagttaGTAGGatggagaaaacagaatcaaagaaagCGAGGAAATGAAAGCATAGAACACCTCTCCCAGGACCCAGGAATCAGCCGCCTTAGGTCGTTACACATGGTTCTCTATATGCTAATATTCTTCACTTCCTCTTAATACCAAGAGGAAGAGGACTGATCAGAGGAATGTTTGTGGGCAGAGGTCAGGACGAACTGGATGTGGAGGCACAGGGGAGCCTCTCAGCCTCCCCTGTGTGTAGCCCTATATATGTTAATGTTCTCTTCCTCATCCCGCTGCGCCAGCTCCAGCTGAAAATGCTGTGGTAATATGTCGTGAAAGAAACTCTGTGTCCCGTGCTCTTCCCTCATCTTGGAGGCCAGATAGATAGTGCCATTTGGTCCACAGAGATGTCTAAGGGTGCCCAGGAGCAGTGGAAAGGTGGGTTCCAGATACACAATATCAGCCCCTAACACCAAGTCATAGTCTTCAGGAAACACACCCTGGTCTAGCCCCCAGGCCAAAGCTCGGACCTGTGCCCGGCCACCAACTGGTATGTTAGCTTGAACATTTCCCTGAATCTGCTCCAGGGCCAGAGGTAGGTCAGTGATGGTGACATCTCCCCctggaagagaaagaacagaagagaagtGAGGTCTAGGGACCAGCTGAAAGATCACCATTCAGAAATGTCTAGAAAAATTTCAGTTCTCGGCACCTTCAGAAAAGTAACTCCTTATGACCTCTCAAAATTCAGCGTACATATGGCAGAGGGGAGCACCAATGAAGCACTTTAAGGATTTCAaaggcactttacatatatcatttttGATGGGGGACCTGAGgcaaactggggttaagtgacttgcctaagtcacacagctaataagtgtttgagacaggattcgaaggcagatcttccagactccaagtgtGGAATTCTCTCCATCATATCacctggttatttttttttttgtatagagattttttttaattaatttatttatttttagtttaccacacacggttctacataattttgagttccagattttctccccttcctcccccctccctccc
It includes:
- the EEF1AKMT3 gene encoding EEF1A lysine methyltransferase 3, with the translated sequence MSESDSELESESVFPQEDGLFADSYTEETQFHFCGHVLSIKQSFGARLGVAAPVWEAALSLCSYFERKNLDFRGKKVIELGAGTGIVGILAALQGGDVTITDLPLALEQIQGNVQANIPVGGRAQVRALAWGLDQGVFPEDYDLVLGADIVYLEPTFPLLLGTLRHLCGPNGTIYLASKMREEHGTQSFFHDILPQHFQLELAQRDEEENINIYRATHRGG